The following coding sequences lie in one Lolium perenne isolate Kyuss_39 chromosome 2, Kyuss_2.0, whole genome shotgun sequence genomic window:
- the LOC127335635 gene encoding photosynthetic NDH subunit of lumenal location 3, chloroplastic isoform X1, with protein MSKNQFPLSFINRDKRKHTKAMDSDYGVELKGSVCRIKNCAVELFSMEDDLLIDDDEDSWDLVERDLRLKATFLYIDLSRVISSCESDERKKTLTGLANKFFYFMDELDNAVKDRSVTLMQACYGDTAHALREVVAALVPSH; from the exons ATGTCCAAGAATCAGTTTCCTCTCTCCTTCAT AAACCGGGATAAGAGAAAGCATACCAAAGCAATGGATTCAGATTATGGTGTTGAGCTGAAGGGATCTGTTTGCAGGATCAAGAACTGTGCTGTTGAGCTCTTCTCGATGGAGGATGACTTGTtgattgatgatgatgaagactcgTGGGACCTAGTTGAGAGGGATCTCCGGCTGAAGGCCACCTTCTTGTATATTGACCTCAGCCGTGTGATCTCCTCCTGCGAGAGTGATGAGCGCAAAAAGACACTCACCGGGCTAGCCAACAAGTTCTTCTACTTCATGGACGAG CTGGACAATGCGGTGAAGGACAGAAGCGTGACACTGATGCAGGCGTGCTACGGCGACACGGCTCATGCTCTCCGCGAGGTGGTCGCGGCGCTTGTGCCGTCCCATTAG
- the LOC127335635 gene encoding photosynthetic NDH subunit of lumenal location 3, chloroplastic isoform X2, giving the protein MDSDYGVELKGSVCRIKNCAVELFSMEDDLLIDDDEDSWDLVERDLRLKATFLYIDLSRVISSCESDERKKTLTGLANKFFYFMDELDNAVKDRSVTLMQACYGDTAHALREVVAALVPSH; this is encoded by the exons ATGGATTCAGATTATGGTGTTGAGCTGAAGGGATCTGTTTGCAGGATCAAGAACTGTGCTGTTGAGCTCTTCTCGATGGAGGATGACTTGTtgattgatgatgatgaagactcgTGGGACCTAGTTGAGAGGGATCTCCGGCTGAAGGCCACCTTCTTGTATATTGACCTCAGCCGTGTGATCTCCTCCTGCGAGAGTGATGAGCGCAAAAAGACACTCACCGGGCTAGCCAACAAGTTCTTCTACTTCATGGACGAG CTGGACAATGCGGTGAAGGACAGAAGCGTGACACTGATGCAGGCGTGCTACGGCGACACGGCTCATGCTCTCCGCGAGGTGGTCGCGGCGCTTGTGCCGTCCCATTAG